From a single Solanum dulcamara chromosome 4, daSolDulc1.2, whole genome shotgun sequence genomic region:
- the LOC129885383 gene encoding peptidyl-prolyl cis-trans isomerase Pin1-like codes for MASNQVRASHILIKHEGSRRKSSWKDPEGRIISNTTRDAAVSQLKSFRDDIISGKSKFEDVASRFSDCSSAKRGGDLGPFSRGQMQKPFEVATFALEVGEISDIIDTDSGAHIILRTG; via the exons ATGGCGTCGAATCAAGTGAGGGCATCCCACATACTCATCAAACACGAAGGATCTAGGCGCAAATCATCATGGAAAGATCCAGAAGGTCGCATCATCTCTAACACCACCAGAGACGCCGCCGTTTCCCAGCTCAAATCCTTTCGCGATGACATCATCTCCGGCAAGTCTAAGTTCGAAGATGTTGCTTCTCGCTTCTCTGATTGCAGCTCCGCCAAACGCGGTGGCGATCTCG GTCCATTCAGTCGAGGGCAGATGCAGAAACCTTTTGAAGTTGCAACTTTTGCACTGGAGGTTGGTGAGATCAGTGACATCATCGATACTGACAGTGGTGCTCACATAATTCTGAGAACCGGTTAA
- the LOC129885384 gene encoding amidophosphoribosyltransferase, chloroplastic-like, protein MAAAVSTASAAGVTNKYNLSTTLDKPFCSPSQKLLSFAAKTLPKPYHHHHRTLITANSKNPLTDVVSSCKSNPDPSFDSYFDDDDKPREECGVVGIYGDSEASRLCYLALHALQHRGQEGAGIVCVNDNVLKSITGVGLVSDVFSESKLDQLPGDLAIGHVRYSTAGASMLKNVQPFVASYRFGSVGVAHNGNLVNYKQLRGELEENGSIFNTSSDTEVVLHLIAISKARPFLLRIVEACEKIEGAYSMVFATEDKLVAVRDPYGFRPLVMGRRSNGAVVFASETCALDLIEATYEREVLPGEVVVVDKEGVQSICLMPHPEPKSCIFEHIYFALPNSVVFGRSVYESRRAFGEILATEAPVECDVVIAVPDSGVVAALGYAAKAGVPFQQGLIRSHYVGRTFIEPSQKIRDFGVKLKLSPVKAVLEGKRVVVVDDSIVRGTTSSKIVRLLKEAGAKEVHMRIASPPIIASCYYGVDTPSSEELISNRMSVEEIREYIGSDSLAFLPIESLNKLLGSDSKSFCYACFSGNYPVEPTGKVKRIGDFMDDGLSGDMDSIDGGWLPGSSRVQKKTILNEVRTS, encoded by the coding sequence ATGGCCGCCGCCGTCTCCACCGCCTCTGCCGCCGGCGTCACCAACAAGTATAATCTTTCGACGACCCTCGACAAACCCTTTTGCTCTCCATCCCAAAAGCTCTTATCTTTTGCCGCTAAAACCCTCCCAAAACCCTACCACCACCATCACAGAACTCTCATCACTGCCAATTCCAAGAATCCATTAACCGACGTCGTTTCTTCCTGTAAATCCAATCCGGACCCTTCTTTCGATTCCTATTTCGATGATGACGACAAACCCCGTGAAGAGTGCGGCGTTGTGGGTATTTACGGTGACTCTGAAGCTTCTCGTCTTTGCTATTTAGCCCTTCACGCTCTTCAACACCGTGGCCAAGAAGGCGCCGGCATTGTTTGCGTTAACGATAACGTTCTCAAGTCGATTACAGGTGTTGGGTTGGTCTCTGATGTGTTTAGCGAATCGAAACTTGACCAGCTCCCTGGCGATTTGGCTATTGGTCATGTAAGGTATTCTACTGCTGGTGCTTCTATGTTAAAAAATGTTCAACCTTTTGTTGCTAGTTATAGATTTGGGTCAGTTGGTGTTGCCCACAATGGGAATTTAGTGAATTACAAACAACTTCGTGGTGAACTTGAGGAGAATGGGTCAATTTTTAATACTAGTTCTGATACCGAGGTGGTTCTTCACCTTATTGCTATATCAAAGGCAAGGCCTTTTCTTTTGAGGATTGTTGAGGCTTGCGAAAAGATTGAAGGTGCTTATTCTATGGTGTTTGCTACTGAGGATAAGTTGGTTGCTGTTAGGGATCCTTATGGGTTTAGGCCATTGGTTATGGGTAGGAGAAGTAATGGTGCTGTTGTTTTCGCATCTGAGACGTGTGCTTTGGATTTGATTGAGGCTACTTATGAAAGGGAGGTTCTTCCTGGTGAGGTAGTTGTGGTGGATAAAGAAGGGGTTCAATCTATTTGTTTGATGCCTCATCCTGAGCCTAAATCTTGTATCTTTGAGCATATTTACTTTGCCCTGCCTAATTCAGTGGTGTTTGGAAGGTCCGTCTACGAGTCTAGGCGTGCTTTTGGGGAGATTCTGGCTACTGAAGCCCCCGTGGAGTGTGATGTTGTGATAGCTGTTCCTGATTCAGGTGTTGTGGCAGCACTTGGTTATGCTGCTAAAGCAGGGGTTCCATTTCAACAAGGTTTGATAAGGTCACACTATGTTGGTAGGACATTCATCGAGCCATCGCAGAAAATTAGGGATTTCGGAGTGAAACTTAAGCTCTCGCCAGTTAAGGCAGTGTTGGAGGGGAAAAGAGTTGTGGTTGTGGATGATTCAATCGTTAGAGGGACAACCTCGTCCAAGATTGTGAGGCTGTTAAAGGAGGCAGGGGCAAAAGAGGTTCATATGAGGATTGCAAGCCCTCCGATTATAGCTTCTTGTTATTATGGAGTGGACACTCCTAGTTCGGAGGAGTTGATATCGAATAGGATGAGTGTGGAGGAGATTAGGGAGTACATTGGATCAGATTCGCTAGCCTTTCTCCCAATTGAGAGCTTGAATAAGTTGTTAGGCAGTGATTCTAAAAGCTTTTGCTATGCTTGCTTTTCAGGCAACTATCCCGTCGAGCCAACAGGCAAAGTTAAAAGAATTGGGGACTTCATGGATGATGGATTAAGTGGGGATATGGACTCCATTGATGGTGGTTGGCTACCAGGAAGTAGTAGAGTTCAGAAGAAGACCATCTTGAATGAAGTTAGAACCAGCTAA
- the LOC129885385 gene encoding epsin-3-like, which yields MDSPLLHELKRQASFFLKEKIKTARLALTDVTPTQLLAEEATTGDLIAPNMKTMRLISRAAFEVDDYWRIVDILHNRLSKFDRRNWRPCYKALMLLEYLLTHGPESIAEEFQSDEDVIRHMGSFQYDDEKGFNWGSSVRNMSERVIKLLEDRSFLKEEKQRARKVTVGIKGFGSFCTRSVSGEESMEDAISERYLRSNSDFTDCQNKENQIMGSDNGFSCEQKLGRSWDMESVIDDPTSDAMEWDQHPFCDIRDNHSQASLLSISGLSSKGISLLGEKKKKL from the exons ATGGATTCCCCTCTGTTACATGAATTGAAAAGGCAGGCTTCCTTCTTCCTCAAAGAGAAAATCAAGACTGCTCGACTTGCTCTTACAGATGTTACTCCTACTCAACT GCTGGCTGAAGAAGCTACGACTGGAGATTTGATTGCACCAAACATGAAAACCATGAGGCTAATATCGCGTGCAGCTTTTGAAGTTGATGATTATTGGAGGATCGTTGATATTCTGCATAACAg GTTGTCGAAATTTGATAGAAGAAATTGGCGACCATGTTATAAGGCTCTGATGTTATTGGAATATCTGTTAACTCATGGACCAGAAAGTATTGCAGAGGAGTTTCAAAGTGATGAAGATGTCATCAGACACATGGGAAGTTTTCAATATGATGATGAAAAAGG GTTTAATTGGGGATCAAGTGTTAGAAACATGTCAGAGAGGGTGATAAAGCTACTTGAAGACAGGAGTTTCCTGAAAGAGGAGAAACAGAGAGCACGAAAAGTGACAGTTGGAATAAAAGGATTCGGGAGTTTCTGCACTCGTTCTGTTTCAGGCGAAGAAAGCATGGAAGACGCCATTTCCGAGAGATACCTGAGAAGCAATTCTGACTTTACTGATTGCCAGAACAAGGAGAACCAAATCATGGGCTCAGACAATGGGTTCTCTTGCGAGCAAAAGTTGGGAAGAAGTTGGGATATGGAAAGTGTTATAGATGATCCAACAAGTGATGCCATGGAATGGGATCAACATCCATTCTGTGATATTAGAGATAATCATAGCCAAGCTTCCTTGCTTTCCATATCCGGATTAAGTAGCAAAGGAATATCGCTATTGggggagaagaaaaagaagttaTAA
- the LOC129884464 gene encoding uncharacterized protein LOC129884464, with product MDSPLLHELKRQASFFLREKIKIARLALTDVTPTQLLAEEATTGDLIAPNMKTMRLISRAAFEVDDYWRIVDILHSRLSKFDRRNWRPCYKALMLLEYLLTHGPESIAEEFQSDEDVIRHMGSFQYVDEKGFNWGSSVSNMSERVIKLLEDRSLLKEERQRARKVTVGIKGFGSFCNRPVSGEESMKEAIYLRSNSDFTDCQYKQKLGRSCYMEDDPISDAMEWDEHPFCDTRDKYSRASLLSTSG from the exons ATGGATTCTCCTCTGTTACATGAATTGAAAAGGCAGGCTTCCTTCTTCCTCAGAGAGAAAATCAAGATTGCTCGACTGGCTCTTACAGATGTTACTCCTACTCAACT GTTGGCTGAAGAAGCTACAACTGGAGATTTGATTGCACCAAACATGAAAACCATGAGACTAATATCGCGTGCAGCTTTTGAAGTTGATGATTATTGGAGGATCGTTGATATTCTGCATAGCAg GTTGTCGAAATTTGATAGAAGAAATTGGCGACCATGTTATAAGGCTCTGATGTTATTGGAATACCTGCTAACTCATGGACCAGAAAGTATTGCAGAGGAATTTCAAAGTGATGAAGATGTCATCAGACACATGGGAAGTTTTCAATATGTTGATGAAAAAGG GTTTAATTGGGGATCAAGTGTTAGCAACATGTCAGAGAGGGTGATAAAGCTACTTGAAGACAGGAGTCTCCTGAAAGAGGAGAGACAGAGAGCGCGAAAAGTGACAGTTGGAATAAAAGGATTCGGGAGTTTCTGCAATCGTCCTGTTTCAGGCGAAGAAAGCATGAAAGAAGCCATTTACCTGAGAAGCAATTCTGACTTTACTGATTGCCAATACAAGCAAAAGTTGGGAAGAAGTTGTTATATGGAAGATGATCCAATTAGTGATGCCATGGAATGGGATGAACATCCATTCTGTGATACTAGAGATAAATATAGCCGAGCTTCATTGCTTTCCACTTCCGGATAA